The sequence below is a genomic window from Streptomyces sp. B21-105.
CGCAGAAGACGCGGAGCACGTCGTAATCAGTCACCGGTGAATTGAAGCACTGCCGGGGGCGGCGTACGGCGATCCCGGCGGCCGGGAAAACGGAATCCTTGAATCTTCTTTGACCTTTCCTTGACGTCCGTTTTGGCACTCCGTGATCCACTCGTGCTCTTACAGCGTCTATGAGAGCTGAATCACGGCCCGGACGGGTATCACGCAGGTAAGCCTTGGATAAGTTAGGCGAGCCTCACCAATCCGTGTGAGCCCTGTCACGTGATTTTCCAGCCACCGCCGGGAGCCCGAATGCAAGCCGCCCGACTCTCCGTCGTCACCGCCGTCGCCGTGGTGACGGCCCTGACCGCCGTCACGGCCTGCACCTCGAAAAGCGGGGACGACGACGGCGAGCGGGTCATCGCGGTGACCGCCACCGACTCCGAGTGCGAGACCTCCAAGAAGGAGATCTCCGCCGGCCACGTCGAGCTCGCCATCGAGAACAAGGGCTCCAAGGTCACCGAGGTCTACATCCTCTTCCCGGACGACCGGGTGGTCAGCGAGCGCGAGAACATCGGCCCCGGCACCAAGCAGCGGGTCACCGCCGAGGTGAAGGCCGGCACCTACGAGATCGCCTGCAAGCCGGGCATGAAGGGCGACGGCATCCGCCAGGCCCTCAAGGTCTCCGGCGGCGGTTCCACCGCCAAGCGCGACCCCCGCCTGGACAAGGCCGTGGCCGCCTACCGCGCCTACGCGCAGGCCCAGGCCGACGAGACGCTTCCCAAGGTCGCCACCTTCGTCGCGGCGGTCAAGGCCGGGGACCTCGAGGCTGCGAAGAAGGCCTACGCGCCCTCCCGCATCGGCTGGGAGCGCACCGAGCCGGTCGCGGAGTCCTTCGGCGACATCGACCCGAAGGTCGACGTCCGCGCCGACGGCCTCGAGGCCGGCCAGAAGTGGACCGGCTGGCACCGGCTGGAGAAGGCGATCTGGCAGGACAAGAAGATCGGCGCCGAGGAGAAGACCCTCGCCGACCAACTGGTCACCGACCTGACCGACTGGCAGAAGCGGGTCGGCAAGGCCGAGATCACCCCGACCTCCATGGCCAACGGCGCCAAGGAGCTCCTCGACGAGGTCGCCACCGGCAAGGTCACCGGCGAGGAGGAGCGCTACTCGCACACCGACCTCGTCGACTTCAAGGCCAACGTCGAGGGCGCGCAGCAGTCGTACGAGCTGCTGAAGCCGGTCGCCCAGGAGAACGACCCGGCCCTGGTCACCGAGCTGGACAAGCAGTTCGCCGCGCTGAACGCGCTGCTGGACGCCTACCGGCCGAACGCCACGTCCTACGAGTTCACCGCGTACGACAAGGTCGGCGCCGCCGACCGCAAGAAGCTGTCGGACGGGGTCAACGCGCTCGCGGAGCCGCTGTCCAAGCTCGCCGCCGCCGTCGCCGTCGTCAAGTAACCGAACAGCATCCGAGGGGCCAGGAGACATGACGGAGCCGGACATGACGAAGTCGGACGTGACCGAGTCGGACGTGACGGAGTCGGACGTCCAGGGCGCCGGCCCGTCGCGGCGGTCGCTGATCGGCTGGGGCGGGGCCGGGCTCGCGCTCGGCGCCGCCGCGGCGGGCGGCGCGGTCGCGATGACCCGCACCGGCGACGACGTCGCCCCGGTGGCCGCCGATACGGGCGCCGCGGTCGACTTCCACGGCGCGTACCAGGCGGGCATCGCCACGCCCGTGCAGGACCGGCTGCACTTCGCCGCGTTCGACGTGACGACCAAGGACCGCGCCGAGTTCGTCCAGCTGCTGAAGGACTGGACCGAGGCGGCGCGCCGGATGACGGCCGGGAAGGCGGTCGGCGAGGGCGCGTTCGGCGGCCTCCCCGAGGCGCCGCCGGACGACACCGGTGAGGCGCTGGGTCTCAAGCCGTCCCGGCTGACCCTGACGGTCGGCTTCGGCCCCTCCCTGTTCACGAAGTTCGACCTCGCCGCCCGGCGGCCGGACGCCCTCGTCGACCTGCCCGCCTTCGCCGGCGACGCGCTCGACGCGGCGCGCTCCAACGGCGACCTGTGCGTCCAGGCCTGCGCGGACGATCCGCAGGTCGCCGTGCACGCGATCCGCAACCTGGCCCGGATCGGCATGGGCAAGGTCGTCATCCGCTGGTCCCAGCTCGGCTTCGGCAAGACCTCCTCCACCACGCCGGAGGCGCAGACCCCGCGCAACCTGATGGGCTTCAAGGACGGCACCCGCAACATCGCGGGCACCGAGACCGACCGGCTGAAGAAGTTCGTGTGGGTCGGCGAGAAGGACGGTCCCGACTGGATGACGGGCGGCTCCTACCTCGTGGCCCGGCGCATCCGGATGCACATCGAGACCTGGGACCGCACCTCGCTGCAGGAGCAGGAGGACATCTTCGGCCGGGACAAGGGCGAAGGCGCTCCGGTGGGCAAGGCGAAGGAGCACGACGAGCCGTTCCTGAAGGCGATGAAGCCCGACGCGCACGTGCGGCTCGCGCACCCCGACTCCAACCAGGGGGCGACGATCCTGCGCCGCGGCTACTCCTTCACCGACGGCACCGACGGGCTGGGCCGGCTGGAGGCGGGCCTGTTCTTCCTCGCCTACATGCGCGACGTGGGCAACGGCTTCGTGCGCATCCAGCGGCACCTGGCCACCGACGCCCTCAACGAGTACATCCAGCACGTGGGTTCGGCCGTCTTCGCCGTCCCGCCGGGCGTCCGCGACAAGGACGACTGGTGGGGCCGCACGCTGTTCTCCAAGGAGGCGTAGCCCGTGTTCTCCAACTACCTGATCGGACTGCGCGAAGGCCTGGAGGCCAGCCTCGTCGTCTGCATCCTCATCGCCTACCTGGTGAAGACCGAGCGCCGCGACGCGCTGAAGCCGGTGTGGGCGGGCGTCGGCGTCGCCGTGGTCATCGCGCTGGCCTTCGGCTGCGTCCTCGAATTCGGCTCGCAGGAGCTGACGTTCAAGGCGCAGGAGGCGCTCGGCGGTTCCCTGTCGATCGTCGCGGTCGCACTGGTGACGTGGATGGTGTTCTGGATGCGGCGCACCGCCCGGCACCTGAAGGCGGAGCTGCACGGCAAGCTGGACGCGGCGCTCGCCATGGGCACCGGCGCGCTGGTGGCCACCGCGTTCCTCGCGGTCGGCCGGGAGGGCCTGGAGACGGCCCTGTTCGTGTGGACGTCCGTGCACGCGGCCGGCGACGGCACCCCGCGCCCGCTGATCGGCGCGGCGCTGGGCCTCGCGACGGCCGTCCTGCTGGGCTGGCTGTTCTACCGCGGAGCGCTGCGGATCAACCTGGCGAGGTTCTTCACCTGGACGGGCGGCATGCTCGTCGTGGTGGCCGCCGGCGTCCTCGCGTACGGCGTCCACGACCTCCAGGAGGCCGACTGGGTCCCGGGGCTGACGGAGAAAGCCTTCGACGTCAGCGACACGATCCCGCCCGACAGCTGGTACGGGACGCTGCTGAAGGGCGTGTTCAACTTCCAGCCCGATCCGACGGTCGTCCAGGTCACGGTGTGGCTCCTGTACCTGATCCCGACGCTCGCCCTGTTCCTCGCCCCGGTAGGGTTCGCCTCCGGGAAGGGGAAGGTGAAGTCAGCTGATGAGCAGCGAACGCAGCCTGACGAGCGGAGCTCCGAGCAGGCGCAGGCCCCGAAGGCGTGACCGGTACGCGCTGATCGCGGCCTCACTCACCGCCGTCTCGCTCCTGGCGAGCGGCTGCGTGGTGGTCCACGGGGAGCGCGAGGTGCTCCCGGGCGCCACGGCGAAGGAGGCCGCGAAGGCGGTCGAACGGTTCACGGACGCGTACAACAAGGCTGACGCCGCGTACGACGCCTCCCTGGACGCCGAGTACACCACCGGGGCCCTCGGGGCCATCGACGCGGCGCGGTTGAAGGCGGGACGCGTCAACAACCCGGGCGGCAACCCGGATCACAAGCCGCTGGTGCTGTCCGACGTGTCGTACACGATCCCCGAGAAGGCCGGCTGGCCGCGCTGGTTCGTCGCCGACGCGAAGGGCAACAAGGGCGGTGGCGCGCGCTGGCTGCTGGTGTTCACCCGCGACGCGCTGTCGCAGCCGTGGCAGGCGACGTACCTGACGCTGGTGGCGCCGGGCTCGCTGCCGAAGTTCGAGAAGGACGAGGACGGTTGGGCGCAGGCGGTGCCGGCCGACACCACCCGGCTGGCGCTGGCGCCCGAGGACCTGAGCCAGGACTACACCGAGTACCTGCAGACCGGCGGGGGCGCGTTCGCGGACGGCCCGTACACCAGCGCGCTGCGCGCCACCCGCGCCAAGAACACCAGCCGGCCGGGGCTCGCGACGCAGTACATCGACGAGCAGCTCACCGAGGGCGACTACGCGCCGCTGGCGCTGCGCACCGCGGACGGCGGGGCGCTGGTGTTCTTCACCACGCACCACTACGTGAAGCAGACGGCCGCGCAGGGCGCCGCCGTGCCCACCCCGAACAAGAGCGTGCAGGCGCTGACGACGGGGGAGATCAAGCAGTCGCTGACGATGGAGTTCGTCGCAGGCGAGGTCGCGCTGGCCCCTGCGAAGGGCTCCGCCGGAGGGAAGGTGTCGCTGCTCAGCCGGCTCGAGGGGCTGACGACGGCGAAGGGCGAGTGACGCCCCGCGGCGGCGTGGACGGCGGGACCAGGGACGGCCGGGTCGGGGCTCCCCATCGGTGACGGGCCGGGGGCCGGAGGCGGGGGCACGGAGACCGGGGGCGGGGCCCGAGAGCCCGGTCACTCAGCGGTGCAGGGGCCAGGCGGCGGCGCTGTGGTCCGGGGTTTCGCCGACGTGGCGGGCGCACGCGTCGGTGAGGATCTCCAGGAGCGTCAGCGGGTCGGGCAGCGGGTGTTCGGGGCCGCGCAGCCAGTGCACGCTCTGGCCGTCGTCGCCGGGCAGCCGGGCGGGCGGCACGAGGACGTAG
It includes:
- the efeO gene encoding iron uptake system protein EfeO, whose protein sequence is MQAARLSVVTAVAVVTALTAVTACTSKSGDDDGERVIAVTATDSECETSKKEISAGHVELAIENKGSKVTEVYILFPDDRVVSERENIGPGTKQRVTAEVKAGTYEIACKPGMKGDGIRQALKVSGGGSTAKRDPRLDKAVAAYRAYAQAQADETLPKVATFVAAVKAGDLEAAKKAYAPSRIGWERTEPVAESFGDIDPKVDVRADGLEAGQKWTGWHRLEKAIWQDKKIGAEEKTLADQLVTDLTDWQKRVGKAEITPTSMANGAKELLDEVATGKVTGEEERYSHTDLVDFKANVEGAQQSYELLKPVAQENDPALVTELDKQFAALNALLDAYRPNATSYEFTAYDKVGAADRKKLSDGVNALAEPLSKLAAAVAVVK
- the efeB gene encoding iron uptake transporter deferrochelatase/peroxidase subunit yields the protein MTKSDVTESDVTESDVQGAGPSRRSLIGWGGAGLALGAAAAGGAVAMTRTGDDVAPVAADTGAAVDFHGAYQAGIATPVQDRLHFAAFDVTTKDRAEFVQLLKDWTEAARRMTAGKAVGEGAFGGLPEAPPDDTGEALGLKPSRLTLTVGFGPSLFTKFDLAARRPDALVDLPAFAGDALDAARSNGDLCVQACADDPQVAVHAIRNLARIGMGKVVIRWSQLGFGKTSSTTPEAQTPRNLMGFKDGTRNIAGTETDRLKKFVWVGEKDGPDWMTGGSYLVARRIRMHIETWDRTSLQEQEDIFGRDKGEGAPVGKAKEHDEPFLKAMKPDAHVRLAHPDSNQGATILRRGYSFTDGTDGLGRLEAGLFFLAYMRDVGNGFVRIQRHLATDALNEYIQHVGSAVFAVPPGVRDKDDWWGRTLFSKEA
- the efeU gene encoding iron uptake transporter permease EfeU — translated: MFSNYLIGLREGLEASLVVCILIAYLVKTERRDALKPVWAGVGVAVVIALAFGCVLEFGSQELTFKAQEALGGSLSIVAVALVTWMVFWMRRTARHLKAELHGKLDAALAMGTGALVATAFLAVGREGLETALFVWTSVHAAGDGTPRPLIGAALGLATAVLLGWLFYRGALRINLARFFTWTGGMLVVVAAGVLAYGVHDLQEADWVPGLTEKAFDVSDTIPPDSWYGTLLKGVFNFQPDPTVVQVTVWLLYLIPTLALFLAPVGFASGKGKVKSADEQRTQPDERSSEQAQAPKA